A region of the Pricia mediterranea genome:
GAAATTATTACTAACAATAAAAAATATGAATTTCTTCACGAATTAATTACAGAAACTGGCGATGAGTTAGTTAATGCTGTAATTAAATTTTTAAAATGGTTAGAATTTAAAAATGTACAGGATTTTGATCCTGCAAATGGTTCTGCAATATTGGAGGAAGATATTCAAGTAGATATACCAGAGGGTCTACTAATTATTGAATGTAAAGGGATTGGAGGCACATCAACGGATGGAGACTGTAGTCAGATTTCAAAAATAAAGCATCGTCGATGTAAACAAAGAAACGCATTTGATGTGTTTGCATTGTATTTAGTAAATCATCAACGTTATCAACCACCATTGAAAAGACAGAATCCACCTTTTACTGAACATCAAATTCAAGATGCAGTAAACGATGAAAGAGGTTTGCTCACAACTTGGCAACTTTATCAACTTTATGATTTAGTTCAAAAAGAGATTTTATCAAAAGAAGATGCTAGAAATACTTTCAAAAACTATGGTCTTGTAGAGTTTAAACCTCAGAATTTAGAATTTATTGATGAACCTTTGGAATTATTTGAAAATGGAAAAATATGCATTGTAAATATTAAAGATTGTTCACTTTCAATTAACGAAGAAATTCTAATAGAGAAAAATGGAAAATTCTATAAATCAAAGATAATCGATATTCAATTAAATGGTAGTTCTGTAAAAAGTGCCAAAGAGGGAGAACTTGGTATTAAACTAAGTATTCCGATTAAGAAAAAATCAATACTTTGGAAAAAAGCCAGCAGGTAACAATGTATATAAAAAATAGCGCAAGTCATTGCTAACACTAAGGTTTATACATTTTGGAAAACCACCAAATTTTTAAATTAGACGATTTCCAATAAAGAAGATAAATAGTAAAATTTAAAAATTCGGCTTGTGTTAATCCGAAAAGTTATCGCTTATTTACTGCGCTACTTTTCATATACGGAGCCGTTAGCCCGCATATCGCCAAAAATGGACATCGGGGCGCAAGGCAGCTAAAAGGGCACGTTGAAAAATCGAGCGGCGCAGGGTGCCTTCCCTCCTTTTCCAAGACCGGCCGGGGTACGCAACCGTATCGCAAGGGGAACGGGTGGACGGACCAGCCTCGGTCCATTTTTATTTTGGCAGATGCGGGCTTGACGCATAAAGGCCTATCCGAGACGTCGGGCCGGGCGGACCTGCATCGGCCGGTCCCGGAAAAGGTGTCCGGGCGTACAGCGGAGGCCCGGGCGGGGCGGCGACACGCGGGCTAACAAAGCCTATGATCCATTGCTTTGGATTTCCCAGCGGGAAATCCCCGCCCGTCCACTGACTTGGGGCTTGGCGGAAAAGTCCTGCGGACGTTTTCCGCAACGTATCATAGCCCGGGCGTTGTAACACATACTACTCAAGTACAACCTCCAACCTCCATTCATCGATAAATATTTTGTAGATAGTAACTTTTAAGTTACATTTGAGCAATGGAAAAAGTCAGGGAGGTAATCCAATACAAGAATTATTTCGAGGAATTCTTGCTCAAGCAACCGAAGAAGGTCCAGGACAAAATATTCAAGGTCATCGAAATAATAGAAACTTACGAAAGAGTTCCCTCGACCTATCTAAAAGCAATTGTCGGGACCAAAGGACTTTACGAGGCGCGAATCAAATTGGGCTCCAACATTTGGCGTGTGTTCTGCTTTTTCGACAAGGGAAAACTGGTTATCCTGCTGAACGGATTTACCAAGAAAACGCAGAAAACACCGAAAAAAGAAATCGACAAGGCGGTCGGACTAATGAACTCATACTATGAAGACAAAAAAAAATAAGATGGACACCAAAAGCTGGAAGGACATCAAGGACACCGTTTACGGAAATAAGGGAACCGAACGCAGGGACGGACTGGAACGGGATTTCGAGTCCTTCAAGATCGGACTGCTTCTGCGAAAGGCACGCGAAGGAAAAAACCTTACACAGGAGCAATTGGGAGATCTGGTGGACAAAAAGCGGACCTACATCTCGCGGGTCGAGAACAACGGGAGCAATCTGACCTTAAAAACATTGTACGATATCGTCGAGAAAGGACTGGGCGGAAAGGTGAAGATCTCGATCGAGGTGTAAAAAAGTACGTGTTACAACAGAACCTATACGCAATGCGGGCTCAGGTGCCCAGCTGAAGGGCCTGTGCATGTTTTCGAGTACCGCAAAATCTTTTGGATTTTGCTTTTACGCGGGACAAGTTAAAACCGAAACAAAAAGATTTTTGCTATTGCGTGGCGGAAAGTCAGGTGCGTGCCGGCCCCGCACTGCGCATAGCTCGGGCGTTGGCATGCATATCGCCAAAAGTGAATTTCAGGGCGCAATGGATCGCGAGGGTTGCGCTGGAAAAAATCGAGCGGCGCCCGGTCCGGTCCCTCCTTTTCCAAGACCGGCCGGGGTACGCAATCCTATCGCAAGGGGAACGGGTGGACGGACCGGCTTCGTTCCATTTTTGTTTTGGCAGGTGCGGGCTTGCCGCACATAGGCCGATCCGAGACGTCGGGCCGGGGGGACCTGCATCGGCCGGCCTCGGAAAAGGTGTCCAGGCGTGCAGCGAACGTCGTGGCCTATCGCAGGGTTCGGGCGGCGACACGCATGCCAACACTACCTATAATGCATTGCGGGGGATTTCCCTGCAGGAAATCCCGGCCTGTTTGCTAGCTTGGGTGCCGGGCGGAAAAGTCCTGCGGACGTTTTCCGCAACGCATCATAGCTTTACCGTTACCGAACATATCGCCGAAAATGAATGTTCGGGCGCAATAGAAACGGATAAAAATTGAAAAAAGAGTTTGGTCGGGTGCCGGGGGGCTCCTTTTCCAAGACCGTTCTAGAGGCCGAAAGCGTTGCGCAAGGGACGGGCAGGTGGATTTTCCAAGTCCGCCCGGGCCGGTGCTGTCGGCAGGCCTAAAATGCAGCTCGGCGGGCGCAGGTCGGGGGATTTATACGAATGGCCTTGAAAAAGGGGTTTGGGCGTAAAGCGAAGGCCGGGGCCTTCCGAAGGATCGGGCAGCGACACGTTCGGTAACACCATATATAATCAATGCTCGGGATTTTCCGGTGGAAAATCCACGTGCATTCGCTATCTTAAGTGCGCCGGGGGAAATCCTGCGGATTTCACCAACGCACTGATCATATATTTAACGTTGGCGGTAATTAAAAAGAAATAAATGAATCCGAAAGTAGATTGGTTTTTCGATAAGGACACAAAGTGGCAAAAGGAATATAAAACCCTTCGAACTCTTGTTTTAGACTGTGGATTAACTGAAGAGTTAAAGTGGGGAGTGCCATGTTACACATTCCAAGAAAATAATATTGTACTCATTCATGGTTTTAAAGACTATTGTGCTCTACTTTTTCATAAAGGAGTCTTGCTAGCCGATCCCGAAAAATTGCTCATACAACAAACCGAAAATGTTCAATCAGCTCGACAAATGCGATTTACTGATGTCAAAGGAATTAACAAACTAGAGTTAATTATCAAAGCATACATTTTTGAAGCTATTGAAGTAGAAAAAGCTGGAGTGGAAGTAAAAATGAAAAAGACTTTCGAATTTGAAATGCCAGAAGAACTTAATCAAGCTTTTGAAAATAATTCTGAGCTAAAAACTGCCTTTTATGAATTGACACCTGGCAGACAAAGAGGTTATTTGCTTTTTTTCTCACAAGCCAAACAATCAAAAACACGTGCATCAAGAATTGAAAAATCAATGCCGAAAATATTTGCGGGAAAAGGATTGAATGATTGACAAATACATTTAAGGTAAGGTTACAACTATCACCGATGCCATACCATAAAAACTATTTTTATAAAATAAAAAATCCGAATAGAATTACATAAGTTTATTTAACAAGAGAAAAACATGAAACCTAAAAATCCAGCTGTTTGGTTCGAAATATATGTAGATGACCTAAAAAGAGCGCAAGACTTTTATGAAGAAGTCCTTAACTTAAAGTTAAATGAATTACCAACACCAAAAGATGTTCAAGGTGAAATGAAAATGATGGCCTTCCCAATGGATATGAATGGAGAGGGAGCAAGTGGTACATTGGTAAAAATGAAAGGTTTTGATGCAGGTAATAATTCTACCATAGTATATTTTCAAAGTGAAGATTGTGCAATTGAAGAAAGGAAAATTAGTAGTGCCGGTGGTAAAGTATTTAAATCAAAACAATCTTTAGGAGAATATGGGTTTATGATTTTAGCTATTGATACTGAGGGAAATATGTTTGGCGTGCATTCTCAAAAATAAAAGGCAAAGAATAATAAAGATTACCATGAAAAATGGATTCAGTTCAATTTCCCTTGAATAAGCCACTTACGCAAAATCTCATTGAACGAATGATAGCCTATGACTGCTCAAGAATTTATTGCTACTCTAAAAATAATTAGCCAAGAATATCCAAAAGGAATTCCTAAAAGGGAGATTTTTTCTCTAGCCAAAGAATTTCAATACATTCCAGTTGAAGAGGTTGTGAAACTGATTAGAAACAAAAATTCCGATTACCGACTTGGAGCAATTTCAATTTTAGATTGGAAGGCTCGAAATAAAAAGACTACAACAGAAGAGAAGTACAAAATTTACACAGGCTACATTGAAAATCATGAATATATTGATGATTGGGGAATGGTAGACAGAGCAGCGCCTTATGTAGTTGGTGGTTATCTGTACGATAAGAACCGAAAGCCATTATATGAATTAGCGGAATCCACTAATCCAATGGAACGAAGAACTTCTATTGTAAGTACTTATTACTTCATTAGGAAAAATGAAATAGAGGACACATTCAAGATTGCGGAATTGTTAGTTAATGACACCGAACATTTCGTGCAAACGGCTGTAGGTAGTTGGGTTAGAGAAGCAGGAAAAAGAGATGAAAAGAGATTGAAAGCCTTTTTGAAAGACCATGCCGCAACTATGCCGAGAGTCACTTTAAGACTCGCAATTGAAAAGTTTGACCCTGAAACACGAAAATACTATTTGGGTTTAAGCAAACAGAAATAATGAAAAAAACTACCGCCAACAATGTGTATAGTGCATAGCACCCTGCGGGATGCTACGACACCATACACCGAGCGTTAGCTGTAATTTTAAAACAACCTTTTATGTATAAAACAGACCTTAATTTTAAACAATTTTTATCCTCAATCAATAAATGTTACAGTAAGGAATACCAGGACAAACTGCCCAAATTGAATGACTTTAAATCTGAATTATTCGGTTCTGAAAACAATTTAAGCTACGATAGATTAATTGAATTTGTCAAAAAGACGAATAATGTCTATTTAAAATCCGTTTCGCTAAGAATGCTTGCAATTATCAACATTCAAAATGCAAGAGAAAAAGAGAAGAATTTAGACATCGAAAAAACTTGGGAACTCATAAGGGAATCAATACAAATTTTACCGAAAGAATGTACGATATCATCGATTGGCTCTCAAGGTTTCTTATCTATTCCATTATTTAAATATGAAGAAGAAAAAACACACTTTGATTTTATTAGACTTCATATTTGGGATGAAGATTTATCTAAGTATATAGACACAGAAAAGTGCGAGAAATTTTCGATTCATACCCACTCTTTTTTTG
Encoded here:
- a CDS encoding type II toxin-antitoxin system RelE/ParE family toxin, producing the protein MEKVREVIQYKNYFEEFLLKQPKKVQDKIFKVIEIIETYERVPSTYLKAIVGTKGLYEARIKLGSNIWRVFCFFDKGKLVILLNGFTKKTQKTPKKEIDKAVGLMNSYYEDKKK
- a CDS encoding helix-turn-helix domain-containing protein, yielding MDTKSWKDIKDTVYGNKGTERRDGLERDFESFKIGLLLRKAREGKNLTQEQLGDLVDKKRTYISRVENNGSNLTLKTLYDIVEKGLGGKVKISIEV
- a CDS encoding YdeI/OmpD-associated family protein, yielding MNPKVDWFFDKDTKWQKEYKTLRTLVLDCGLTEELKWGVPCYTFQENNIVLIHGFKDYCALLFHKGVLLADPEKLLIQQTENVQSARQMRFTDVKGINKLELIIKAYIFEAIEVEKAGVEVKMKKTFEFEMPEELNQAFENNSELKTAFYELTPGRQRGYLLFFSQAKQSKTRASRIEKSMPKIFAGKGLND
- a CDS encoding VOC family protein; protein product: MKPKNPAVWFEIYVDDLKRAQDFYEEVLNLKLNELPTPKDVQGEMKMMAFPMDMNGEGASGTLVKMKGFDAGNNSTIVYFQSEDCAIEERKISSAGGKVFKSKQSLGEYGFMILAIDTEGNMFGVHSQK
- a CDS encoding DNA alkylation repair protein, which produces MTAQEFIATLKIISQEYPKGIPKREIFSLAKEFQYIPVEEVVKLIRNKNSDYRLGAISILDWKARNKKTTTEEKYKIYTGYIENHEYIDDWGMVDRAAPYVVGGYLYDKNRKPLYELAESTNPMERRTSIVSTYYFIRKNEIEDTFKIAELLVNDTEHFVQTAVGSWVREAGKRDEKRLKAFLKDHAATMPRVTLRLAIEKFDPETRKYYLGLSKQK